The Pseudovibrio sp. Tun.PSC04-5.I4 DNA segment CCTGGTGTCCGTTGTCTGTCACTCTCAGGAGCGCCAATTTATAGCCGGCATTACCTCAAAAGAACGTGTGAGGAGTTTTTACCGATGCTGGACGCGCAAGGAAGCACTTTTGAAAGCAACGGGTGAGGGCCTCCGGGATGACCTATCCTCCATCGATGTTCGTCTAGCTGAAACGAGCCCGATCATTAATATGGGTGATCAGGTACGTCTTATCGATGTAAATGTAGGGTGGGAGGCTATAGCTGTAGTGTTGCTGTCCCTCCCAATCTTCCGGCTTAGAAGTTATCTCTCCCGATGGATCACGCCAGTTCTATATCCCGTTGCAGACCTGCAGTTAAGAGGATGTGGTCCAGATGGACCCCTTTCAGGATTGAATAATGATCTCCCTCCACAATCTCCCAGTTTTGCAAATCAGGAAGGAATTCAAGCCAATGCTTTCGGGAGTTGGAATTGATGTTTTGAGTTGCGCTCATGCCTGATGCTACCTGAGAGGCTATGAAGACGTTACCACGCCACCTCGCGGCCGGTTGCATCACATGTTCTGCCATAACCGTCATGTGGCTGTACAACGGGTTAAAGCCTGAAGATAAACCTCACGTTCTTTGAGACCCGCTTCTGTCATTCTTTCGCTGGATGTTGGTGCACCTGCCCATTTT contains these protein-coding regions:
- a CDS encoding 4'-phosphopantetheinyl transferase superfamily protein — protein: MTRYRFQRDKLAFALARHVTRKVLGADQPALAFSRHAKGKPFLPGFYPFNISHSGGLVAVAFAPPGPLGVDIEHMRHDSDVDDLVSVVCHSQERQFIAGITSKERVRSFYRCWTRKEALLKATGEGLRDDLSSIDVRLAETSPIINMGDQVRLIDVNVGWEAIAVVLLSLPIFRLRSYLSRWITPVLYPVADLQLRGCGPDGPLSGLNNDLPPQSPSFANQEGIQANAFGSWN